A single region of the Panulirus ornatus isolate Po-2019 chromosome 17, ASM3632096v1, whole genome shotgun sequence genome encodes:
- the LOC139754579 gene encoding cyclin N-terminal domain-containing protein 1-like, whose protein sequence is MEDGRVLTFSTPPSYSFQSSDKLFTAEELKKHVQETLQVLLAENLREKRLVHPCLTVLHMESSMKFIWHVTDMFRLTTQVRYIAFDLFQRFMLGHMESLLAHVLSTTTEGRQRSRLMKMVTKRVKYQAPLRVLTCVMIASKLDCHKRCLTSLMVQKCLKQMDVNFHTSLINRSERRVLEQLDSRCHRNSSLLVYIGVVISVVGLWEGDGANFTDKIKKGSIQPVSPEDLFEMSVSLLDMVYLNHEKVYQELYTSLTGLPSIPNKHKAAFAHVIADRMLLAGSVVASAALVLGGQEVCAAVVSSITTHIHTPCKDIITLASCIMTCAGLPSNIKSLLANN, encoded by the exons ATGGAAGACGGTAGAGTTTTAACATTTTCCACTCCACCTTCATATTCATTCCAGTCGAGTGACAAGTTGTTTACGGCGGAAGAGTTGA AGAAGCACGTGCAGGAGACGCTGCAGGTGCTGTTGGCAGAGAACCTTCGGGAGAAACGTCTGGtgcacccctgcctcacagtGCTTCACATGGAGTCTTCCATGAAGTTCATATGGCACGTGACTGACATGTTCCGACTCACAACCCAAGTGAGGTACATTGCCTTCGACCTATTTCAGAG GTTCATGCTGGGCCATATGGAGAGTCTGCTGGCTCACGTCTTGTCAACGACAACGGAAGGTCGCCAGAGGAGCCGCCTGATGAAGATGGTGACGAAGCGGGTGAAGTATCAGGCACCTTTGAGGGTCCTCACGTGCGTCATGATAGCCTCCAAGCTCGACTGCCACAAGAGG TGCCTTACGTCTCTAATGGTGCAGAAATGTCTCAAGCAAATGGACGTGAATTTTCATACCAGCCTCATCAACCGCTCAGAAAGACGTGTACTAGAACAGCTGGATTCTAGG TGTCATCGGAATAGTTCACTACTGGTGTACATTGGAGTGGTAATCTCAGTGGTTGGATTATGGGAAGGTGATGGTGCTAACTTTACTGACAAGATCAAGAAAGGTAGCATTCAACCGGTTTCGCCTGAAGATCTGTTTGAAATGTCTGTAAGTCTACTGGACATGGTGTATCTCAACCATGAAAAAGTCTACCAAGAACTCTATACATCTCTAACTGGTTTACCAAGTATACCAAACAAACACAA GGCAGCATTTGCTCATGTAATAGCAGATCGTATGCTGTTAGCTGGATCTGTTGTGGCATCTGCAGCCTTGGTGCTTGGAGGTCAAGAGGTTTGTGCTGCTGTTGTTTCTTCCATAACAACTCACATTCATACTCCATGTAAAGACATTATAACCTTGGCATCATGCATCATGACTTGTGCAGGTTTGCCATCCAATATCAAGTCCCTCCTTGCTAATAATTAA